One genomic window of Polyodon spathula isolate WHYD16114869_AA chromosome 8, ASM1765450v1, whole genome shotgun sequence includes the following:
- the LOC121319287 gene encoding laminin subunit alpha-5-like isoform X2, giving the protein MAKRTVELNGTMACTACFLVILSTVSVVSGQTLPSNGVNGFSLHPPYFNLAEGTKITATATCGEDGNGKTIQDLYCKLVGGPVSGDPSQTIQGQYCDTCRAGDSDRAHPITNAIDGTERWWQSPPLSRSLEYNEVNVTLDLGQLFHVAYVLIKFANSPRPDLWVLERSINFGDTYQPWQYFASSKRDCIERFGQRTIERITKDNDVICTSEYSRIVPLENGEIVVSLVNGRPGAMNFSYSPVLRNFTKATNIRLRFLRTNTLLGHLMGKALRDPTVTRRYYYSIKDISIGGRCVCNGHAEACDAKDPTNPYRLQCDCQHNTCGGSCDQCCPGYNQMPWKPATRDNANECQPCNCNSHSFDCYYDPEVDRRKASVDIYGRYQGGGFCMECQHHTTGINCERCIPGYYRSPDHPVDSPFTCAACACDSEFTDGTCEDLTGRCYCKPNFTGENCASCAEGYTGFPVCYPVPIYPNTDNGELLPPAGSIINCECNAAGTEGNLCRPDPRSRICVCKPNFEGVHCDQCAPRHFGLNCQPCQCAGPGVFDGGCNAETGQCFCRSGFLGYLCDQCAPGYFNYPLCQLCGCSTVGSVPEGCDPSGRCLCKPEFTGPRCELCRSGFHSYPNCQVCSCDPRGSAGDGCSPAGHCQCRPNFTGPTCNQCAPGYYGYPSCTACQCSIEGSSHSSCNQETGQCNCLANVGGQHCDSCAHGAYGFPLCQVGSCNPDGSIQNGLLPSAGSCDCRPYVQGAACDTCKPLYWNLTPDNPYGCTSCRCSTEGTISSVAECSQGNGQCFCKPNVCSRTCSVCKDGYNNLERTDFFGCQGCQCDIGGSIGLTCDDRTGRCQCRKNVGGLKCQQPKRNHYFPDLHHLKFEIEDGTMLDGRPVRFNYNPLEFEAFSWRGYAQMSSIQSKVRIAVHVKEAELYLYNFILRYVNSGATVSYGKITAYQAKRQGSDQSKQIIFAPGSEPSFVTVPQNSFVEPFVLNPGTWSIVIEAQGILLDFLVLLPSAYYEAPVLQLKVTEACKYKPSPEEAKKNCLLYKYLSLNDFLSAPGVDGTCRFNNHLPRRCQSKTLTPRHPPMAICSGNDINVQLKITVPRPGGYVLVVEYVNEDESSQTLSISVNTPGRQTQQESIILYSCKYSFLCRGVAVDSKNRVAVFGLITDGDVQFIADRANFFLYKVYLIPHENFTMEYVAPKMHCISTHGTFSPDSGACIPSRFQTPSQSTVLKDGLASLLPEAHLLSMESQTFSADRLKGTQQVKNQPQTAVDNPELTRLDGSQNTVVYSTRVQTLGRYAFILHFYQPNHPTFPVQVYLNGGRIWQGEANATFCPHGFGCRSLMISENQIILDVTDNEVFITIKVPRGKTVWLDYVLVVPEASYSSNYLVEEPLDKSYDFISHCGANSFYINPTISTPFCRESAVSLSAFYNNGALPCGCHEAGAVGTACDTFGGKCNCRPNVIGRDCSRCATGYWGFPNCRPCQCGTRLCNDVTGQCICPPRTVKPECLICEPQTFGCHPLVGCEECNCSRSGVETLTDMGCNIENGQCKCKDKIIGRQCDSCAAGFYGYPNCRQCDCSKAGTEDDICNSVTGQCHCKENVEGPRCDQCRIGTFHLDPANPKGCTSCFCFGATDRCRSSDKHRTQTVDMNGWVLLSGERQELAVSVSPERGLVEADLRDVPDVYQDLHWHAPQSYHGDRVSSYGGFLRYRLHSQSLPIRGDVAPPPLESARPDVILKGNKMTLVYQDKSYPDPGQLHEGSVHLTEGNFRHAQTRNSVSREELMMVLVGLEVLQIRALHSQSSVSVSLERVVLEGASQATAGSAANNVEICMCPANYRGDSCQECAPGFYRDTKGLFLGKCVPCNCNGHSDECLPGSGMCVNCQHNTEGNHCETCRNGFLGNSTVGQTQSCTGCPCPLQVSSNNFAIGCVERSTSMQCLCMPGYSGPKCERCAPGFYGNPMVIGSSCQPCQCNGNTDANMLFSDCDSLTGVCIGCMHNTAGPHCEICAPGYFGDAIIAKNCTKCNCSPCATASCDPRTGECQCKPGVTGARCDRCKDGFYGYDSCAGCQRCDCDSAAALTQACNPQNGQCSCQPGVSGPQCLQCAPGFWGYTSNGCTRCDCKGGSCNPRSGECTCSDGLTGKQCDSCLQKLAVPVVNGQGSLSCQTCDSCVVVLLDDLDSMKGLFPGIRDQLTNLNASSIAWGRLRALNDSIDSVTNKLYDYKDVLDDNKQKVDELENEDMNLSQDLDMLGERAALANRKVHKLEDNIAATRQRAEDLLKHIEDIMRAVQDGVGLVNKTSANESHSTEDLRKKLSEVEELLRQMTDRAFCNQKKLAEDELKKAKDLLGQVDKDMVKRSKENSGLADDIRDQLTKYNTELMDLRDALNQAVNQTTQVEDLNNRNENLLDESRKKNSDLQRALAEVKDLLAMAEDTLFQVTDVLQMLEDSKEDYEKLAANLDGARMRLMEKVQKFASTSTKIPIVEEAERHAELLHQLSKNLSSVIQDTSQDGFIQRAINATNAYSSIIEAVRNAENAAKNAHEAATNALENVKSEDLGEEADLLKKRSNELFEDARNVQTNLNELKPQLKEAKKRQQDAKDKKEQLLKDLKDAQSMLNIDKGNTEENIKNAKAAAEDAKTKAENVERTLNPIKEKLDQWKDQYGNSSGTNEDFKNAFKDANNSVGSLGDTIPLLIKKLDKLQSRSTQMPNISENIERIRDLISQARNAASKVSVPMKFDGTSGVQLRNPNNLLDVAPYTSLKFYISLLEGKKKRQTESEKQFVFYLGNKDATKAFLGMSIEGKKLKWFFNVGGKTAELLNEQTISTDAFNMIKLERILQYGQMSVTVDKTTSLVTKGNTVAGGDEGLLKLTPSDTVFYVGGYPPDFLPPPELQLSKFKGCIEMDSLNEEVISLYNFEKNFMVDTVKDRPCGRKKSVTEPWINDGSYFDGSGFAAVEIQSSLPGTSRFEQEVKVLSYNGILFFLEGEGHFICIAVKDGNLKLYYDFNGELKEAPTSNTDLKISDAKSKGIQIILREPNGNMKVYVRLERKMAFNVEHSGSPLNFNSVYYIGGVPEEVLPNKLKPLFPNGGSIKGCVRSIKAIDKYIDLKRMNTTGVSHGCSPDFLVARTARFTGSGYLDLSLDNVPSLLDNFYSGFGFRTSQSNGLLFYHKTTVGHCQVLLENSRLVVNSNSGAIKTQNLYSDDMNHYVALYLNRNGVRLYVDNVLEGSSAGRRKRHPREAVLEKFYLGGAPDSTLGSNLTGCISNMFVKRENDEQMVVDFLQSTLVKVSLNCPSSREPQQIRALAKKNKMRSEATLKASRNRIVERSCRSKEPKIISGAFQFSGSGTSRLEFNNVPESFRDRSHFSMDVWLNSSSGLLFYVSDEKENSLMALSVSNGRFVLLISIARKKLKMRSREKHNDGQWHTVFFSREKNRVHLVTDGLKAQTGTLSSTGQLLVNPPFYVGGFPAGKGRTLTTELSGRGFVGCIKNLKLDGKSLDPPSSTFGVGPCFESSLENGVYFAAGGGHLTLDNSFAIAQDFEMMLEVRPVTDTGLLFHIGKKRHYLTLYAENQEVTVKVNNGGGEFSASVTPEQSLCNGRWHHIAVIKRNNVIQLDVDTEGKHAVGPTWPHSSSTKETAYLGGVPDTVNLPGLLSPRPSFHGCVRNLVINRSPVHLSRAGFIYGAVGVGGCPVM; this is encoded by the exons CCTGTAATTGCAACAGCCATTCATTTGACTGTTACTATGACCCGGAAGTGGATCGGAGGAAGGCCAGTGTCGATATCTATGGCAGATACCAGGGAGGAGGATTTTGCATGGAATGTCAG caccaCACCACTGGGATTAACTGTGAACGCTGCATTCCTGGTTACTACAGGTCACCTGACCACCCAGTAGACTCGCCATTCACCTGTGCAG CTTGTGCCTGTGATTCTGAGTTCACTGACGGGACCTGTGAGGACCTGACCGGGCGCTGTTACTGCAAGCCCAATTTCACGGGGGAGAACTGTGCCTCCTGCGCAGAGGGATACACTGGCTTCCCTGTCTGTTACC ctGTTCCTATCTACCCAAATACGGACAATGGAGAACTGCTTCCTCCTGCTGGATCCATAATCA ACTGTGAGTGTAACGCTGCTGGTACAGAGGGGAACTTGTGCCGGCCAGACCCCAGGAGCAGGATATGCGTCTGCAAACCCAACTTCGAGGGAGTTCACTGCGATCAGTGCGCCCCGAGGCATTTCGGACTGAACTGTCAAC CCTGCCAGTGCGCTGGGCCGGGCGTGTTTGATGGAGGCTGCAATGCAGAGACAGGCCAGTGCTTCTGCCGCAGTGGGTTCCTGGGGTACCTGTGTGACCAGTGTGCGCCAGGGTACTTCAACTACCCCCTCTGCCAGC TGTGTGGGTGCAGCACAGTGGGGTCGGTACCAGAGGGCTGTGACCCTTCAGGCCGCTGTCTCTGCAAGCCGGAGTTTACCGGACCTCgctgtgagctgtgcagatctggctTTCACTCCTACCCCAATTGTCAAG TTTGCTCCTGTGATCCTCGTGGCTCGGCAGGTGATGGCTGCAGTCCAGCTGGCCACTGCCAATGCCGGCCCAACTTCACTGGCCCAACCTGTAATCAGTGTGCACCTGGTTACTATGGATACCCCAGCTGCACAG CATGCCAGTGCTCTATCGAGGGCTCTAGCCACAGTTCTTGTAACCAGGAGACTGGCCAATGCAACTGCCTTGCGAACGTGGGAGGTCAGCACTGTGATTCCTGCGCACACGGAGCCTACGGCTTCCCTCTCTGTCAAG TTGGTTCTTGCAATCCTGATGGGTCAATTCAGAATGGGCTTTTGCCTTCAGCT GGCTCCTGTGACTGCCGCCCATACGTCCAAGGAGCTGCCTGTGACACTTGCAAACCTCTGTACTGGAACCTCACTCCAGATAACCCATACGGATGCACTA gcTGTCGCTGCAGTACAGAAGGCACGATCAGCTCAGTCGCTGAATGCTCACAG GGTAATGGCCAGTGCTTCTGCAAGCCTAACGTGTGCAGTCGAACTTGCTCGGTATGCAAGGATGGCTACAACAATCTGGAGAGGACAGACTTCTTTGGATGTCAGG GGTGCCAGTGTGATATCGGCGGGTCTATAGGTCTGACTTGTGATGATCGAACTGGAAGGTGCCAGTGTAGAAAGAATGTAGGAGGACTCAAGTGCCAGCA GCCAAAGAGGAACCATTACTTTCCTGATCTCCATCATCTGAAGTTTGAGATTGAAGATGGGACCATGCTGGATGGCAGGCCAGTGCGCTTCAACTACAATCCTCTAGAGTTTGAGGCTTTCAGCTGGAGGGGTTATGCCCAGATGTCATCCATACAG AGTAAAGTGAGAATTGCAGTGCACGTGAAGGAAGCAGAACTCTATCTGTACAACTTCATCCTGAGATATGTAAATTCAGGAGCTACCGTCTCGTACGGTAAAATTACAGCATATCAGGCAAAAAGGCAAG GCTCAGACCAGTCCAAGCAGATCATCTTTGCCCCAGGCTCGGAGCCCTCCTTCGTCACGGTGCCCCAGAACAGCTTCGTGGAGCCCTTCGTCCTGAACCCTGGCACCTGGTCCATCGTCATCGAGGCCCAAGGCATTCTGCTG GATTTCTTGGTCTTGTTGCCTAGTGCATACTATGAAGCCCCTGTCCTTCAACTGAAAGTCACAGAGGCCTGCAAGTACAAACCCAGCCCCGAAGAAGCCAAGAAAAA CTGCCTGCTGTACAAGTATCTCTCTCTGAATGATTTCCTCTCAGCCCCTGGTGTTGACGGGACCTGCAGGTTTAACAACCACCTGCCTAGACGTTGCCAGAGCAAGACCCTTACCCCGAGACACCCTCCCATGGCTATCTGCAGCGGGAATGAC ATCAACGTGCAGTTGAAGATAACTGTCCCCCGACCTGGTGGCTACGTCTTGGTGGTGGAGTATGTGAACGAAGACGAATCGTCTCAAACCCTCAGCATCTCTGTGAACACACCAGGAAGGCAGACTCAACAGGAAAGCATCATTCTCTACAGCTGCAAGTACAG TTTCTTGTGCCGTGGAGTGGCTGTTGATAGCAAGAATCGTGTGGCTGTCTTCGGACTAATAACAGATGGAGATGTGCAGTTCATTGCAGACAGAGCTAATTTCTTCTTG TACAAGGTGTACCTAATCCCTCATGAAAATTTTACTATGGAGTACGTAGCACCCAAGATGCACTGTATCAGTACACATGGGACCTTTTCACCTGACAG TGGTGCCTGTATCCCTTCCCGATTCCAGACGCCCTCCCAGTCAACAGTCCTGAAGGATGGCCTGGCATCCCTGCTTCCTGAGGCTCATCTCCTCTCAATGGAATCACAAACCTTCTCTGCAGACAGGCTGAAGGGGACGCAGCAGGTCAAGAACCAACCGCAGACTGCTGTAGACAACCCAGAGCTGACACGGCTTGATGGTTCCCAG AACACTGTTGTGTATTCGACCCGTGTTCAGACGCTGGGACGCTACGCCTTTATTCTGCACTTTTACCAGCCCAACCACCCTACCTTCCCTGTGCAAGTCTACTTAAACGGGGGCCGCATCTGGCAAG GGGAAGCCAATGCCACTTTCTGCCCACACGGCTTTGGCTGCCGCAGTCTTATGATCTCGGAAAATCAAATCATCCTGGATGTGACGGACAATGAAGTCTTCATTACTATCAAAGTTCCCAGGGGCAAAACGGTCTGGCTG GACTATGTTCTGGTTGTCCCAGAGGCAAGCTACAGTTCCAACTATCTTGTGGAGGAACCTCTGGACAAGTCCTATGACTTCATCAGCCACTGTGGAGCCAATAGCTTCTATATCAA ccCTACGATTTCGACTCCATTCTGCCGGGAATCTGCCGTCTCGCTCTCAGCGTTCTACAACAATGGCGCCCTGCCCTGTGGGTGCCACGAGGCGGGCGCTGTGGGCACAGCCTGTGATACCTTCGGGGGAAAGTGTAACTGCCGGCCCAACGTCATCGGGAGAGACTGCTCACGCTGTGCCACCGGCTACTGGGGCTTTCCCAACTGCAGAC CATGCCAGTGTGGGACGCGGCTGTGTAACGACGTGACGGGACAGTGCATCTGCCCACCACGCACCGTGAAGCCTGAGTGCCTCATCTGCGAGCCCCAGACTTTCGGCTGCCACCCTCTGGTGGGCTGTGAGGAGTGTAACTGCTCCCGTTCAGGGGTGGAGACGCTCACCGACATGGGCTGCAATATCGAGAACGGGCAGTGCAA GTGCAAGGACAAAATTATCGGGCGGCAGTGTGATAGCTGTGCCGCTGGTTTCTATGGTTACCCCAACTGCAGGCAGTGCGACTGCAGCAAGGCAGGCACCGAGGATGATATCTGTAACTCCGTCACCGGGCAGTGCCACTGTAAG GAAAACGTGGAAGGTCCGAGGTGTGACCAGTGTCGAATTGGGACCTTCCACCTGGACCCTGCCAATCCCAAGGGCTGCACCAGCTGCTTCTGTTTCGGAGCGACTGATCGCTGTCGCAGCTCTGACAAGCACAGAACCCAG ACAGTGGACATGAACGGCTGGGTGCTGCTGAGCGGGGAGCGGCAGGAGCTGGCAGTGTCTGTCAGCCCGGAGCGGGGCTTGGTGGAGGCAGACCTCAGGGACGTGCCCGATGTCTATCAAGATCTGCACTGGCATGCTCCGCAGAGTTACCATGGAGACAGG GTTTCCTCATACGGGGGGTTCTTGCGTTACCGGCTGCACTCCCAGTCTCTACCTATCAGGGGCGATGTTGCACCTCCTCCTCTGGAATCTGCTCGTCCCGATGTGATTCTGAAG gGGAACAAGATGACCTTGGTGTACCAGGATAAGAGCTACCCGGACCCTGGACAACTGCATGAAGGGAGCGTCCATCTGACTGAG GGTAATTTCCGTCACGCTCAGACACGGAACAGCGTGTCCCGGGAGGAGCTCATGATGGTCCTGGTGGGTCTGGAGGTGCTGCAGATCCGCGCCCTGCACTCGCAGTCCTCTGTGTCCGTGTCACTGGAGCGAGTTGTTCTGGAGGGGGCGTCCCAGGCCACAGCAGGCAGTGCCGCCAACAATGTGGAGATCTGCATGTGCCCTGCCAACTACCGTGGGGACTCCTGCCAG GAATGTGCCCCAGGCTTCTACAGGGACACCAAAGGGCTCTTCTTGGGCAAATGTGTTCCCTGCAACTGTAACGGGCACTCGGACGAGTGCCTGCCTGGCTCGGGGATGTGTGTA AACTGCCAGCACAACACGGAGGGGAATCACTGTGAGACGTGTCGGAACGGTTTCCTTGGCAACTCCACTGTTGGGCAGACCCAGTCATGCACAGGCTGCCCCTGCCCCCTCCAGGTCTCCTCCAACAA CTTTGCAATTGGATGTGTTGAGAGATCCACTAGCATGCAGTGCTTATGTATGCCTGGCTATTCTGGTCCTAAATGTGAAAG GTGTGCCCCTGGTTTCTATGGCAACCCAATGGTGATTGGTAGCTCCTGTCAGCCGTGTCAATGTAATGGCAACACAGATGCGAACATGCTGTTCAGCGACTGTGATTCTCTGACGGGTGTCTGCATCGGGTGCATGCATAACACTGCAGGGCCTCACTGTGAAATCTGCGCTCCTGGGTATTTCGGAGATGCAATTATAGCCAAGAACTGTACAA aGTGTAACTGCTCCCCGTGTGCGACTGCATCATGTGACCCTCGAACTGGCGAGTGCCAGTGCAAGCCTGGTGTCACTGGAGCCCGTTGTGATCGCTGTAAG GATGGGTTCTACGGCTATGACTCGTGCGCGGGGTGCCAGCGATGTGACTGTGACAGTGCCGCTGCTCTCACCCAGGCCTGCAACCCACAGAACGGGCAGTGCTCTTGCCAGCCTGGGGTGAGCGGCCCACAGTGTTTGCAGTGTGCGCCTGGCTTCTGGGGCTATACCTCGAACGGCTGCACAA GATGTGATTGTAAGGGGGGCTCCTGTAACCCTCGCAGTGGCGAGTGTACCTGCAGTGATGGGCTCACTGGGAAGCAGTGTGACTCCTGTCTTCAGAAGCTTGCCGTCCCAGTGGTGAACGGACAGGGCTCTCTCAGTTGTCAGA cttgtgacAGCTGTGTGGTGGTGCTGCTGGATGACCTGGACAGCATGAAGGGCCTGTTCCCAGGGATCCGAGACCAGCTGACCAACCTGAATGCCAGCTCTATCGCCTGGGGCCGTCTGCGGGCCCTCAACGATTCCATCGACAGCGTAACC aaCAAGCTATATGACTATAAGGATGTGCTGGATGACAACAAGCAGAAAGTGGATGAACTGGAGAACGAAGACATGAATCTCTCGCAGGACCTGGATATGCTGGGGGAGAGG GCTGCGCTAGCTAACAGGAAAGTGCACAAGCTGGAAGACAACATTGCTGCGACTCGCCAGCGTGCAGAGGACTTGCTCAAGCATATCGAGGACATCATGAGGGCTGTGCAAG ATGGCGTTGGCCTAGTGAATAAAACCTCTGCGAATGAGAGCCATTCAACAGAGGATCTTCGGAAGAAGCTGTCCGAGGTGGAGGAGTTGCTGAGGCAGATGACTGACAGAGCTTTCTGCAACCAGAAGAAATTAGCTGAAGATGAGCTGAAAAAGGCAAAAGACT TGCTGGGCCAAGTGGACAAAGACATGGTGAAACGGTCAAAGGAAAACAGTGGACTGGCGGATGACATTAGGGACCAACTGACCAAGTACAACACAGAGCTGATGGACCTGAGGGACGCGCTGAACCAAGCCGTGAACCAGACCACCCAGGTGGAGGACCTGAACAACCGCAACGAGAACCTGCTGGACGAGAGCCGG AAAAAGAACAGTGATCTGCAGCGAGCGCTGGCGGAGGTGAAGGACTTGCTGGCGATGGCAGAGGACACACTCTTTCAGGTTACAGACGTGCTGCAAATGCTTGAGGATTCCAAAGAG GACTATGAGAAGCTGGCTGCTAATCTGGATGGAGCAAGGATGCGCCTAATGGAGAAGGTGCAGAAGTTTGCTTCGACAAGCACCAAGATCCCCATcgtggaggaggcagagagacACGCAGAGCTGCTCCACCAACTGTCCAAAAACCTCTCCAG TGTGATTCAGGACACCAGCCAAGACGGGTTCATCCAGCGGGCGATCAACGCCACCAACGCCTACTCCAGCATCATAGAAGCAGTCAGGAATGCAGAGAATGCAGCGAAAAATGCTCATGAGGCAGCTACCAATGCACTGGAG AACGTGAAGAGCGAAGATCTTGGTGAAGAAGCGGACCTGCTGAAAAAGAGAAGCAACGAGCTGTTTGAGGATGCCAGGAATGTGCAAACTAATTTGAACG AACTGAAGCCACAACTCAAAGAAGCAAAGAAAAGACAGCAAGATGCCAAAGACAAAAAGGAGCAGCTTCTAAAGGACCTGAAAGACGCACAGAGCATGCTCAACATCGACAAAG GTAATACCGAGGAAAATATAAAAAACGCCAAGGCGGCCGCAGAAGACGCCAAGACGAAAGCAGAGAACGTGGAACGCACCCTGAACCCCATCAAAGAGAAACTGGATCAGTGGAAGGACCAGTATGGCAACTCCAGCGGCACCAATGAGGACTTCAAAAATGCTTTCAAGGATGCCAACAATTCAG TTGGATCGCTTGGAGACACAATACCGCTGCTGATCAAGAAACTGGACAAGCTGCAAAGCCGGTCGACTCAGATGCCGAACATTTCCGAAAACATTGAACGAATCCGGGATCTTATCTCACAGGCTCGGAACGCTGCCAGTAAG GTGAGTGTGCCAATGAAGTTTGATGGTACCTCAGGCGTGCAGCTGAGAAACCCCAACAACCTGCTGGATGTGGCTCCATACACCAGCCTCAAGTTCTACATCTCCCTGCTCGAAGGAAAGAAGAAACGTCAGACCGAGTCAGAGAAGCAGTTTGTTTTCTACCTCGGAAACAAAGAT GCAACTAAGGCATTCCTTGGCATGTCGATCGAGGGTAAGAAGCTGAAATGGTTTTTCAACGTGGGAGGCAAGACGGCCGAGCTGCTAAACGAGCAAACAATCAGCACAGACGCTTTCAACATGATCAAATTAGAAAG GATCTTGCAGTATGGACAGATGTCTGTCACTGTAGACAAAACCACTTCTCTTGTGACTAagggaaatactgtggccggtgGAGACGAAGGTCTACTTAAACTCACTCCGAGCGACACCGTCTTCTACGTGGGTGGCTACCCTCCAGACTTCTTG CCCCCTCCTGAGCTCCAGCTCAGCAAATTCAAAGGCTGCATCGAGATGGATTCCCTGAACGAAGAGGTCATCAGCCTTTACAACTTCGAAAAGAACTTCATGGTCGACACGGTCAAAGACCGGCCCTGTGGAAG AAAGAAGTCGGTCACAGAGCCCTGGATCAACGATGGTTCCTACTTTGATGGCTCTGGTTTTGCTGCAGTTGAAATCCAGTCCAGTTTACCTGGGACAAGCCGATTTGAGCAGGAGGTCAAAGTGCTCTCCTATAACGGCATCCTGTTCTTCCTTGAGGGAGAG ggtcatTTCATTTGCATTGCTGTCAAGGATGGAAATTTGAAACTTTACTATGACTTCAATGGTGAACTTAAGGAAGCCCCTACTTCCAATACAGACCTAAAAATCAGTGATGCCAAATCCAAAGGG ATCCAGATCATCCTTCGTGAACCCAATGGTAACATGAAAGTGTACGTGAGGTTGGAGCGAAAGATGGCCTTTAATGTGGAGCACAGCGGCAGTCCGCTGAACTTTAACAGTGTCTACTACATTGGAGGCGTGCCGGAGGAGGTACTTCCCAACAA aTTGAAGCCTCTGTTCCCTAACGGTGGATCTATCAAAGGCTGCGTTAGGAGCATTAAGGCTATAGACAAATACATTGACCTGAAACGCATGAATACCACTGGGGTCAGCCACGGGTGCTCTCCAGACTTCCTG GTTGCTCGAACAGCTAGGTTCACAGGCAGTGGATACCTGGACCTGTCATTAGACAATGTCCCCAGTCTGCTGGATAATTTCTACTCAGGCTTCGGCTTCAGGACAAGTCAGAGTAACGGACTCCTGTTCTACCACAAAACCACG GTGGGACACTGCCAAGTATTACTGGAAAATAGCAGGCTGGTGGTGAACTCTAACAGTGGTGCAATTAAAACCCAAAACCTTTATTCTGACGACATGAATCACTACGTGGCGTTATACCTCAACAGAAACGG GGTCCGGCTGTACGTGGATAATGTTTTGGAGGGCAGCAGCGCGGGGAGAAGGAAGCGACATCCCCGGGAAGCTGTTCTGGAAAAGTTTTATTTGGGCGGTGCTCCGGATTCTACCCTGGGCTCCAACCTGACTGGCTGCATCAGCAACATGTTTGTTAAAAG GGAGAACGACGAGCAGATGGTGGTGGACTTCCTGCAGTCCACTCTGGTGAAGGTGTCTCTGAACTGTCCGAGCAGCAGAGAGCCACAGCAGATCCGGGCGCTAGCCAAAAAGAACAAG ATGCGGTCTGAAGCCACACTTAAAGCATCCCGGAATCGTATTGTGGAGCGATCCTGTCGGTCTAAAGAGCCCAAAATCATTAGTGGAGCATTCCAGTTTAGCGGCTCCGGGACGAGCCGGCTGGAATTCAACAATGTCCCAGAGTCCTTCCGGGACAG gtccCACTTTTCGATGGATGTGTGGCTGAATTCTTCCTCCGGATTGCTGTTCTATGTCTCTGATGAGAAGGAGAACTCGCTGATGGCCCTTTCGGTGTCAAACGGACGTTTCGTACTCCTGATCAGCATCGCCAGAAAGAAACTAAAAATGCGAAGCCGAGAAAAACACAACGATGGCCAGTGGCATACA gtctTTTTCAGCAGAGAGAAGAACAGAGTCCACTTGGTCACTGATGGTCTGAAAGCTCAGACCGGCACGCTGTCCAGCACTGGGCAGCTGCTGGTCAATCCACCTTTCTATGTGGGAGGTTTTCCAGCAGGGAAAGGCAGGACGCTCACCACA GAGCTATCGGGGAGAGGCTTCGTCGGCTGTATCAAGAACCTGAAACTGGACGGCAAGTCGCTGGATCCCCCCTCCAGCACCTTCGGTGTGGGCCCCTGCTTCGAGAGCAGCCTGGAGAATGGAGTCTACTTCGCAGCTGGCGGGGGGCATCTCACGCtcg acaatTCTTTTGCAATCGCTCAGGACTTTGAAATGATGCTGGAGGTTCGTCCTGTGACTGACACAGGCCTGCTGTTCCACATCGGAAAGAAGAGACACTACCTCACTCTTTATGCAGAAAATCAGGAG GTGACTGTCAAAGTAAATAACGGTGGCGGCGAATTCTCAGCTTCGGTAACCCCTGAGCAGTCTCTCTGTAACGGCCGCTGGCACCACATTGCAG TTATTAAACGCAACAACGTTATTCAGTTGGATGTCGATACAGAAGGAAAGCACGCTGTAGGACCAACGTGGCCACACTCATCCAGTACCAAAGAGACGGCATATTTAGGAGGAGTGCCAG ACACTGTTAACCTACCTGGACTATTGTCTCCACGCCCCTCTTTCCACGGCTGTGTAAGGAATCTCGTCATCAACCGATCCCCTGTCCATCTATCCCGAGCAGGCTTTATCTACGGTGCAGTTGGAGTCGGTGGCTGTCCTGTTATGTAG